One genomic segment of Gossypium arboreum isolate Shixiya-1 chromosome 3, ASM2569848v2, whole genome shotgun sequence includes these proteins:
- the LOC108463076 gene encoding LOW QUALITY PROTEIN: auxin efflux carrier component 3 (The sequence of the model RefSeq protein was modified relative to this genomic sequence to represent the inferred CDS: inserted 1 base in 1 codon; deleted 1 base in 1 codon; substituted 4 bases at 4 genomic stop codons) translates to MTSWGDLYTVLTAVIPLYVAMILAYGSVRWWKIFSPDXCLGINRFVAIFAVPLLSFHFISTNDLYAINFMFIAPDTLQKLIMLFALGLWANFTKNGSLEWMITILSLSTLPNTFVMGIPLLIAMYDEYSGMLMVQVVVLLQCIIWYTFLLFLFEYRGAKMLIMEQFPETAASIVSFKVDSDVVSLDGRVFLQTDAEIGEDEKLHVVVRKSNASRRSLXPGSLPVLTPRPSNLTGAEIYILSSSRNPTPKGSNFNNSDFYSMMGIQGFPARQSTFGPTVLYSVQSSREPTPIPFNFEENSTVMSSRFGFYLAQSAPSSYPAQNSEFSSLAKNASKNNXAQHPQENNNVNHDAKELHMFVWSSSTLLASEGDGLHVFGGADFGASKQSGRXDQGAKEIRMLVADHSQNGETEASGELDGENFGFARRDGEDERENGGPNELNKLKSNSKAELHPKAVVGALIGGGKQMPLASVMTRLILIMVWRKLIXNPNTYSSIIGLVWSLIAFRWHVSMPKILEKSISILSDAGLGMAMFSLGLFMALQPKLITCGNSVATFAMAVKFLIGPAVMAASSIVVGLRGTLLCIAIVQAVLPQGIVPFVFTKEYNVHPAILSTAVIFGMLIALSITLVYYILLGL, encoded by the exons ATGACCAGCTGGGGCGATCTTTACACCGTTTTAACGGCTGTGATTCCACTATACGTGGCTATGATCTTAGCGTATGGTTCCGTCCGTTGGTGGAAGATATTCTCTCCCGACTAGTGCTTGGGAATCAATCGGTTCGTCGCCATATTTGCAGTTCCTCTCCTGTCTTTCCATTTCATTTCGACCAATGACCTTTACGCCATAAACTTTATGTTCATCGCCCCCGACACCCTGCAGAAACTTATCATGTTGTTTGCCCTTGGGTTGTGGGCTAATTTTACTAAGAATGGGAGCCTGGAATGGATGATTACCATCTTATCTTTATCCACTCTTCCAAACACCTTCGTCATGGGCATTCCGTTGTTAATCGCTATGTACGACGAGTACTCCGGAATGCTAATGGTTCAAGTCGTGGTTCTGCTGCAGTGTATTATTTGGTACACTTTTCTACTTTTTCTATTTGAGTACCGTGGGGCCAAAATGCTCATCATGGAACAGTTCCCCGAAACAGCGGCTTCCATAGTTTCATTTAAAGTTGATTCCGATGTGGTTTCGCTTGACGGTCGTGTTTTTCTCCAAACTGACGCTGAAATCGGGGAAGACGAGAAGCTTCATGTTGTAGTGAGGAAATCCAATGCATCGAGAAGGTCGT GGCCTGGTTCGCTTCCGGTATTGACACCCAGGCCATCCAATCTCACCGGTGCTGAGATATACATCTTGAGCTCGTCTCGAAATCCCACTCCCAAGGGCTCGAATTTTAACAACTCCGACTTTTATTCCATGATGGGCATTCAAGGATTTCCCGCGAGGCAATCTACTTTCGGTCCAACTGTTTTGTACTCTGTTCAGTCATCAAGGGAACCAACTCCAATACCTTTCAATTTTGAAGAAAATAGTACGGTCATGTCTTCACGATTTGGATTTTATCTAGCACAGTCGGCTCCTTCTTCGTACCCTGCTCAAAATTCTGAATTTTCCTCCCTCGCAAAGAACGCTAGTAAAAACAACTAGGCCCAGCACCCGCAGGAGAACAATAACGTGAATCATGATGCAAAAGAACTACACATGTTTGTGTGGAGTTCCAGTACTTTGCTGGCATCAGAAGGTGATGGCCTTCACGTGTTTGGTGGGGCAGATTTTGGAGCGTCCAAGCAATCTGGACGGTGAGATCAGGGCGCTAAAGAGATCAGGATGTTGGTCGCTGATCACTCTCAAAACGGGGAAACCGAAG CCAGTGGTGAGTTGGATGGAGAAAACTTTGGATTTGCTAGAAGAGACGGCGAAGACGAGAGAGAAAATGGAGGACCCAATGAACTCAATAAGTTGAAGTCCAATTCAAAAGCGGAGCTCCACCCAAAGGCCGTCGTTGGAGCACTTATCGGTGGTGGCAAACAAATGCCTCTGGCGAGTGTAATGACCCGACTAATCTTGATCATGGTTTGGCGGAAGCTTATCTGAAACCCCAACACATATTCCAGTATCATTGGGCTGGTT TGGTCCCTAATTGCTTTcag GTGGCATGTGAGTATGCCCAAAATATTAGAGAAATCTATCTCCATTTTGTCAGATGCTGGACTAGGAATGGCCATGTTTAGCTTAG GTCTGTTTATGGCCCTGCAACCCAAGTTGATCACTTGCGGGAACTCTGTAGCTACCTTTGCCATGGCGGTTAAGTTCTTGATCGGCCCCGCTGTCATGGCTGCTTCTTCTATTGTAGTAGGGTTGCGCGGCACGCTCCTCTGCATCGCCATTGTTCAG GCTGTTCTCCCACAAGGAATTGTACCCTTTGTATTCACCAAGGAGTACAATGTTCACCCTGCAATTCTTAGCACCGC GGTTATCTTTGGGATGTTGATAGCATTATCGATAACACTGGTGTACTACATTCTTCTAGGACTGTGA